The Streptomyces sp. Mut1 genome window below encodes:
- a CDS encoding zf-HC2 domain-containing protein: MTADPGEGPHMRQLLGAYVLDALPAAEARTVARHLSRCDRCAADYAAVAEAAQLLALVREEDLLE, translated from the coding sequence ATGACCGCCGACCCCGGGGAGGGACCGCACATGCGGCAGTTGCTCGGCGCCTACGTCCTGGACGCGCTGCCCGCCGCCGAGGCCCGCACGGTCGCCCGTCACCTGAGCCGCTGCGACCGTTGCGCCGCCGACTACGCGGCGGTCGCGGAGGCGGCGCAGCTGCTGGCACTGGTGCGGGAGGAGGATCTGCTGGAGTAA
- a CDS encoding sigma-70 family RNA polymerase sigma factor: MTTTTTDERALAELQREHGPALFHFLLGLTFGDRQRAEDLLQETLVRAWQHPEAFDGPYESMRPWLFTVGRRLAIDARRSRLARPAEVSDVVLECAPAGTDTAESAVAALDVREAVRALSPEHRSVLVQIYFRGLSVGETAQVLGIPAGTVKSRSYYALRLLSRNLPGYSSRSSSRTSASSCAASATAA; encoded by the coding sequence ATGACCACGACGACGACCGATGAGCGGGCCCTCGCGGAGCTCCAGCGTGAACACGGACCCGCCCTGTTCCACTTTCTGCTCGGCCTGACCTTCGGCGACCGGCAGCGGGCCGAGGACCTCCTCCAGGAGACGCTGGTGCGGGCCTGGCAGCACCCGGAGGCCTTCGACGGGCCGTACGAGTCGATGCGACCCTGGCTGTTCACCGTCGGGCGCCGGCTGGCGATCGACGCCCGACGCTCGCGGCTGGCCCGGCCCGCCGAGGTCAGCGACGTGGTCCTGGAGTGCGCCCCGGCCGGGACCGACACCGCCGAGTCCGCGGTCGCCGCGCTCGACGTACGCGAAGCCGTACGCGCTCTGAGCCCGGAGCACCGGTCGGTGCTCGTGCAGATCTACTTCCGCGGGCTGAGCGTGGGCGAGACGGCCCAGGTGCTCGGGATACCGGCGGGCACGGTCAAGTCCCGTTCGTACTACGCGCTGCGGCTGCTTTCCCGCAATCTGCCCGGTTACTCCAGCAGATCCTCCTCCCGCACCAGTGCCAGCAGCTGCGCCGCCTCCGCGACCGCCGCGTAG
- a CDS encoding universal stress protein gives MTAQQPHQFERGTDGPKVIVAGLDGSESSMRAAAYAAGLARRQGAKLALVYVQPVLPAGAALGAPIGDATAEVAEGLVSEIRAATERLKDIWDVRWEFHTFRGDPYNGLVTAADELKADAVVVGASESAGHRFIGSVAVRLVKAGRWPVTVVP, from the coding sequence GTGACAGCTCAGCAGCCCCACCAGTTCGAACGTGGCACAGACGGACCCAAGGTGATCGTCGCGGGCCTCGACGGTTCGGAGTCCTCGATGCGTGCCGCGGCCTATGCCGCCGGGCTCGCCCGCCGCCAGGGGGCCAAGCTCGCCCTGGTCTACGTCCAGCCGGTGCTGCCCGCGGGCGCCGCGCTCGGGGCTCCGATCGGTGACGCGACGGCGGAGGTCGCCGAGGGACTGGTGAGCGAGATCCGCGCGGCGACGGAGCGACTGAAGGACATATGGGACGTGCGCTGGGAGTTCCACACCTTCCGCGGTGACCCGTACAACGGTCTGGTGACGGCCGCCGACGAGCTCAAGGCGGACGCCGTCGTGGTGGGCGCCTCGGAGTCGGCGGGCCACCGCTTCATCGGCTCGGTCGCCGTCCGTCTGGTGAAGGCGGGCCGCTGGCCGGTCACCGTGGTCCCGTAA
- a CDS encoding SAM-dependent methyltransferase, translated as MERPAWAPQGIDISVPSVSRMYDFYLGGSHNFEVDREAARKAMEFMPGLPKAMQANRAFMRRAVRYALGEGIDQFLDIGSGIPTFGNVHEVAQGIDPAAKVAYVDHDPVAVAHSQAVLEGNDGAVIAAADLRRPAEILEHPEVGQLLDFDRPVALLLVAVLHFIEDADDPRSAVAALRDLLAPGSLLVVTHAAYEGIPLTREEAGGTVGVYRNIRNPLVMRTREEISRFFDGYELVEPGLVAMPEWRPDNSTAPDNEDPYAFSGIAGVGRKA; from the coding sequence ATGGAGCGTCCCGCCTGGGCACCGCAAGGCATTGACATTTCGGTGCCGAGCGTGTCCCGAATGTATGACTTCTATCTGGGCGGCTCGCACAATTTCGAGGTGGACCGGGAAGCGGCCCGCAAGGCCATGGAGTTCATGCCGGGACTTCCCAAGGCCATGCAGGCGAACCGGGCCTTTATGCGCCGCGCGGTGCGCTACGCGCTGGGCGAGGGTATCGACCAGTTCCTCGACATCGGTTCCGGGATACCCACCTTCGGCAATGTCCACGAGGTCGCCCAGGGGATCGACCCCGCGGCCAAGGTCGCCTATGTCGACCACGACCCGGTCGCCGTCGCGCACAGCCAGGCCGTCCTGGAGGGCAATGACGGCGCGGTGATCGCCGCCGCCGACCTGCGCAGGCCGGCCGAGATCCTTGAACACCCCGAAGTCGGCCAACTGCTCGACTTCGACCGCCCGGTGGCGCTGCTGCTCGTGGCCGTCCTCCACTTCATCGAGGACGCCGACGACCCGCGGTCCGCCGTCGCCGCGCTCCGCGACCTGCTCGCCCCCGGCAGCCTCCTCGTCGTCACCCACGCCGCCTACGAAGGCATTCCGCTGACACGTGAGGAAGCCGGCGGCACCGTCGGGGTCTACCGGAACATCCGCAATCCGCTCGTCATGCGTACGCGCGAGGAGATCAGCCGCTTCTTCGACGGCTACGAACTGGTCGAGCCCGGCCTCGTCGCGATGCCGGAATGGCGCCCCGACAACTCCACAGCGCCCGACAACGAGGACCCGTACGCCTTCTCGGGCATCGCGGGAGTGGGACGCAAGGCGTGA
- a CDS encoding putative bifunctional diguanylate cyclase/phosphodiesterase: protein MSTPAQPSAGPDAEPDGPEDRLRRFATIWSRAIFPSTATSLTRPEFERHLLPLARTLSDTLHARPFDAAAANQVGGALVAAHCTDPDALSSTLGVVDSYLVLYCGSNGPSPLTTEDSRSRCARIQHAVAAGFTQALRERTLAEQEAIARSALTARTDAEQALHATEARFRAVFKDAAIGIGIADLDGNVLEVNDTLTRMFGGLENHVLSHRVNEWVHPEDSPHVWRFYNELVRGEREHYRVEKPYYRNDGTVLWTNLTVSLLRDSEGRPEYQLALLEDTTERRLLNLRLRYEATHDALTGLPNRTLFFERLEKALSAGDGSRFGLCYLDLDGFKAINDSLGHAAGDRLLVEVADRLQSCATAPGEMVARLGGDEFVALTTNFDSPAEVDELACRILGVLATPIRLDGRELTVRGSIGVVEGPAGERSAAEVLRSADITMYRAKSAGGNRFELADSEADARAITRHGLTTALPAALERGEFFIEYQPLVHLGDGTVHGAEALVRWCHPQHGVLGPDRFIALAEHTGLIVPLGRWVLEESVRQANFWQERRTDGGPLRINVNLSPAQLHHPQLVAETIDVLERSGLEAGALCLEVTESALIGADEDLLKPLRQLAEMGVDIALDDFGTGYSNLANLRRLPVSVLKLDRSFTQGMQHHPADPVDLKIVEGIVSLAHSLDLAVTVEGVETGAQAEQLRQLGCDTAQGWYYARPGAPDRIHSLLLADAV from the coding sequence GTGAGTACTCCCGCCCAGCCGTCCGCAGGACCGGACGCGGAACCCGACGGCCCCGAGGACCGGCTCCGCAGGTTCGCCACCATCTGGAGCCGGGCCATCTTCCCGTCGACGGCCACCTCGCTGACCCGGCCGGAATTCGAGCGGCACCTGCTGCCGCTCGCCCGCACGCTCAGCGACACCCTGCACGCCCGCCCGTTCGACGCGGCCGCGGCGAACCAGGTGGGCGGCGCGCTCGTCGCGGCACACTGCACGGATCCGGACGCCCTCAGCTCCACGCTCGGCGTCGTCGACTCCTACCTGGTGCTGTACTGCGGCAGCAACGGGCCGTCGCCCCTGACCACCGAGGACAGCCGCTCGCGCTGCGCGCGCATCCAGCACGCGGTCGCGGCCGGCTTCACCCAGGCCCTGCGCGAGCGGACCCTGGCCGAGCAGGAGGCCATCGCCCGCTCGGCGCTCACCGCCCGCACCGACGCCGAACAGGCCCTGCACGCCACCGAGGCACGCTTCCGGGCCGTCTTCAAGGACGCGGCCATCGGTATCGGGATCGCCGACCTCGACGGCAACGTCCTGGAGGTCAACGACACCCTCACCCGGATGTTCGGCGGCCTGGAGAACCACGTCCTCAGCCACCGCGTCAACGAGTGGGTCCACCCCGAGGACTCCCCGCACGTGTGGAGGTTCTACAACGAGCTGGTACGCGGGGAGCGCGAGCACTACCGGGTCGAGAAGCCGTACTACCGCAACGACGGCACCGTCCTGTGGACCAACCTGACGGTGTCTCTGCTGCGCGACTCCGAGGGCCGGCCCGAATACCAGCTGGCCCTGCTGGAGGACACCACCGAGCGCAGGCTGCTCAACCTGCGGCTGCGCTACGAGGCCACCCACGACGCGCTCACCGGACTGCCCAACAGGACCCTCTTCTTCGAGCGCTTGGAGAAAGCGCTCTCAGCGGGTGACGGCAGCCGCTTCGGCCTCTGCTACCTGGACCTGGACGGCTTCAAGGCGATCAACGACAGCCTCGGCCACGCCGCCGGCGACCGGCTGCTGGTCGAGGTCGCGGACCGGCTCCAGAGCTGCGCCACGGCCCCGGGCGAGATGGTGGCCAGGCTCGGCGGCGACGAGTTCGTGGCGCTGACGACGAACTTCGACTCACCGGCCGAGGTCGACGAACTCGCCTGCCGGATCCTCGGCGTGCTCGCCACCCCGATCCGGCTCGACGGGCGCGAGCTGACCGTCCGCGGGTCGATCGGCGTCGTCGAGGGACCCGCGGGCGAACGCAGCGCCGCGGAAGTGCTGCGCAGCGCCGACATCACCATGTACCGGGCCAAGTCGGCCGGCGGCAACCGCTTCGAGCTGGCCGACTCCGAGGCCGATGCCCGCGCCATCACCCGGCACGGCCTGACGACGGCGCTGCCGGCCGCCCTGGAACGCGGCGAGTTCTTCATCGAGTACCAGCCGCTGGTGCACCTCGGCGACGGGACGGTGCACGGCGCGGAGGCGCTGGTGCGGTGGTGCCACCCGCAGCACGGGGTGCTGGGGCCCGACCGGTTCATCGCGCTCGCCGAGCACACCGGGCTGATCGTGCCGCTCGGCCGCTGGGTACTGGAGGAGTCGGTCCGCCAGGCCAACTTCTGGCAGGAGCGGCGCACCGACGGCGGTCCGCTGCGCATCAACGTCAACCTCTCACCGGCCCAGCTGCACCACCCGCAGCTGGTCGCGGAGACCATCGACGTCCTGGAACGCTCGGGCCTGGAAGCGGGCGCGCTCTGCCTGGAGGTCACCGAGTCGGCGCTCATCGGCGCCGACGAGGACCTGCTGAAGCCGCTGCGCCAGCTGGCCGAGATGGGCGTCGACATCGCGCTCGACGACTTCGGCACCGGATACTCCAACCTCGCGAACCTGCGGCGGCTTCCGGTGAGCGTGCTGAAGCTGGACCGCTCCTTCACCCAGGGCATGCAGCACCACCCGGCGGACCCGGTGGACCTGAAGATCGTCGAGGGGATCGTGTCGCTCGCGCACAGCCTCGACCTGGCCGTCACGGTGGAGGGCGTCGAGACCGGCGCACAGGCCGAGCAGCTGCGGCAGCTGGGCTGCGACACCGCCCAGGGCTGGTACTACGCGCGCCCGGGGGCCCCGGACCGCATCCACTCGCTGCTGCTGGCCGACGCGGTGTGA
- a CDS encoding polysaccharide deacetylase family protein — translation MKSDHSLPLRRTLLRLAAGLGAATAVRLVAADPVGSPPRPAPKAAGAAGSRPAALRTGPLAYKLRPMTGHTPPRYRPAAPPVRTRPFEKLTDIGHAMVLTFDDGPDPLYTPHILDTLREHDVRAMFFLCGEMANDNRDLVRRIADEGHTVGNHSWTHPLVTKLSRAGITDELGRTSDVIEKITGAAPLWYRAPYGAWNRNSFEIGAALGMEPMAWTVDTLDWTVPGTDSIVRRVTQGAGPGVVVLSHDAGGNRSQSVAALGRYLPELLADGYRLTVPHRR, via the coding sequence ATGAAGAGTGATCACAGTCTGCCCCTGCGCAGAACGCTCCTGCGGCTGGCCGCGGGCCTGGGCGCCGCCACCGCCGTGCGCCTCGTCGCCGCGGACCCCGTCGGCTCCCCGCCACGACCCGCGCCGAAGGCCGCGGGAGCGGCGGGATCACGGCCCGCCGCCCTCAGGACCGGACCGCTCGCCTATAAACTGCGGCCCATGACGGGACACACGCCGCCCCGCTACCGCCCGGCGGCGCCACCGGTGCGCACCCGGCCGTTCGAGAAGCTGACCGACATCGGCCACGCGATGGTGCTGACCTTCGACGACGGTCCCGATCCGCTCTACACCCCGCACATCCTGGACACGCTGCGCGAGCACGATGTCCGGGCGATGTTCTTCCTCTGCGGCGAGATGGCGAACGACAACCGGGACCTCGTCCGCCGGATCGCCGACGAGGGGCACACCGTGGGCAACCACTCGTGGACGCACCCCCTGGTCACCAAGCTCTCCCGGGCGGGCATCACCGACGAGCTGGGCCGCACCAGCGACGTGATCGAGAAGATCACCGGCGCCGCGCCGCTCTGGTACCGGGCGCCCTACGGTGCCTGGAACCGCAACTCCTTCGAGATCGGCGCCGCGCTGGGCATGGAGCCGATGGCCTGGACCGTGGACACCCTCGACTGGACCGTGCCCGGCACCGACAGCATCGTGCGCCGGGTCACCCAGGGGGCGGGCCCCGGCGTCGTGGTGCTCTCCCACGACGCGGGCGGCAACCGCTCGCAGAGCGTGGCGGCGCTGGGCCGGTATCTGCCCGAGCTGCTGGCCGACGGATACCGGCTCACCGTGCCGCACCGCCGCTGA
- a CDS encoding LytR/AlgR family response regulator transcription factor, giving the protein MLRVLAVDDEEPALEELLYLLRADPRIRSAEGATGATEALRRIGGAVDAGPDDPSAIDVVFLDIHMAGLTGLDVAQLLAGFAAPPLIVFVTAHEGFAVHAFDLKAVDYVLKPVRRERLAEAVRRVAEQVGDRTAPVHDTAHDQIPVELGGVIRFVPIDDIAYAEAQGDYARLHTDTGSHLVRVPLTTLEERWRARGFVRIHRRHLVALDRIDELRLDAGSMSVRIGTAELAVSRRHTRALRDLLMRRTGR; this is encoded by the coding sequence ATGCTCCGCGTACTCGCCGTCGACGACGAAGAACCCGCACTGGAGGAACTCCTCTACCTCCTGCGCGCCGACCCCCGCATCCGCAGCGCCGAAGGAGCCACCGGCGCCACCGAGGCGCTGCGCCGCATCGGCGGCGCCGTCGACGCCGGCCCCGACGACCCGTCCGCCATCGACGTCGTCTTCCTCGACATCCACATGGCGGGCCTGACCGGACTCGACGTCGCCCAGCTGCTGGCCGGCTTCGCCGCGCCCCCGCTCATCGTCTTCGTCACCGCCCACGAGGGCTTCGCCGTCCACGCCTTCGACCTCAAGGCCGTCGACTACGTACTCAAGCCCGTGCGCCGCGAACGGCTCGCCGAGGCCGTGCGGCGCGTGGCCGAACAGGTCGGCGACCGCACCGCGCCCGTCCACGACACCGCCCACGACCAGATCCCCGTCGAACTGGGCGGCGTCATCCGCTTCGTCCCCATCGACGACATCGCCTACGCCGAGGCCCAGGGCGACTACGCCCGGCTGCACACCGACACCGGCAGCCACCTCGTGCGCGTCCCCCTGACCACTCTGGAGGAGCGCTGGCGCGCCCGCGGCTTCGTCCGCATCCACCGCCGCCACCTCGTGGCGCTCGACAGGATCGACGAACTGCGCCTGGACGCCGGCAGCATGAGCGTGCGCATCGGCACCGCCGAGCTGGCCGTCAGCCGCCGCCACACCCGCGCGCTGCGCGATCTGCTGATGCGCCGCACCGGCCGCTGA
- a CDS encoding bestrophin-like domain, whose amino-acid sequence MSEWLVLTIALVAATAVVLTIALLNNRRLPEDDDPSQTPDVIEYMTMMIGVVYAIVLGLAIAGVWEGRSAAQEYVRQEAQALHEVSARSSVYPQEVRTRIRADVDAYVSYVLHDEWRTMTEQGRLSDRGTELLDRVRADVTDYRPKTDHEGEAYQPLVDQVAAADDARSSRGQSAGATMPGVVWFGLIIGALVTVGLIFTLQIRRTFRELLLAGLFSVLIAFLLFLIWDFDSPFGRGFSATTAPFVDLFPGAAGG is encoded by the coding sequence ATGTCGGAATGGCTCGTCCTCACCATCGCCCTGGTCGCGGCCACCGCCGTCGTCCTGACCATCGCCCTCCTCAACAACCGCCGGCTCCCCGAGGACGACGACCCGTCCCAGACCCCCGATGTCATCGAGTACATGACGATGATGATCGGCGTGGTCTACGCCATCGTGCTGGGCCTCGCCATCGCCGGTGTCTGGGAGGGCCGCAGCGCGGCACAGGAATACGTACGCCAGGAGGCACAGGCCCTGCACGAGGTCAGCGCGCGCTCGTCCGTCTATCCGCAGGAGGTGCGCACCCGCATCCGGGCCGACGTGGACGCCTATGTCAGCTACGTGCTGCACGACGAGTGGCGCACCATGACCGAGCAGGGAAGGCTCAGCGACCGCGGCACCGAACTGCTGGACCGGGTCCGCGCCGATGTGACGGACTACCGGCCGAAGACCGACCACGAGGGAGAGGCCTACCAGCCGCTGGTCGACCAGGTGGCCGCCGCCGACGACGCCCGCAGCTCCCGGGGCCAGAGCGCCGGCGCCACGATGCCGGGTGTCGTGTGGTTCGGTCTGATCATCGGGGCCCTGGTGACCGTGGGACTGATCTTCACGCTCCAGATCCGCCGGACGTTCCGCGAACTCCTGCTGGCGGGCCTCTTCAGCGTGCTGATCGCGTTCCTCCTCTTCCTGATCTGGGACTTCGACTCACCCTTCGGGCGGGGCTTCTCGGCCACCACCGCACCCTTCGTCGATCTGTTCCCCGGGGCCGCCGGCGGGTAG
- a CDS encoding sensor histidine kinase, which translates to MTGAGYAVIVLLALLLFGGGLLIGRRTARPVRTSDVGTPVEHATFETLHTASLAAPPLRAGLTEDSARRSARRLRSLLGTDALCLTDRDRVLVWHGEGDHHGRHVMEQVAGVLETGRDTAFRSDCEDLDCPLKWAVAVPLTVDHRVLGTLVAYAPRESAVLARAAGEVARWVCVQLELAELDRSRTQLIEAEIRALRAQISPHFIFNSLAAIASFVRTDPEQARELLLEFADFTRYSFRSHGDFTTLADELHSIDQYLALVRARFGERLSVTLQVAPEVLPVALPFLCLQPLVENAVKHGLEGAVTSSRITISALDAGSEAEVVIEDDGTGMDPQRLRHILRGEGGRSTGIGLLNVDERLRQVYGDDYGLVIETGIGAGMRITVRLPKYRAGVHGS; encoded by the coding sequence GTGACCGGGGCCGGATACGCCGTCATCGTCCTGCTCGCCCTGCTCCTGTTCGGCGGCGGCCTCCTGATCGGCCGGCGCACCGCCCGACCCGTGCGCACCAGCGACGTGGGCACGCCCGTGGAGCACGCCACCTTCGAGACGCTGCACACCGCCTCCCTGGCCGCGCCCCCGCTGCGCGCCGGGCTCACCGAGGACAGCGCCCGCAGGTCCGCCCGCAGGCTGCGCTCCCTGCTGGGCACCGACGCCCTGTGCCTCACCGACCGCGACCGGGTCCTGGTCTGGCACGGCGAGGGCGACCACCACGGGCGGCACGTCATGGAACAGGTCGCGGGCGTCCTGGAGACCGGCCGCGACACCGCCTTCCGCAGCGACTGCGAGGACCTGGACTGCCCGCTGAAGTGGGCCGTCGCCGTGCCCCTCACCGTCGACCACCGGGTGCTCGGCACCCTCGTCGCCTACGCCCCGCGCGAGTCCGCCGTCCTGGCCAGGGCGGCCGGCGAGGTCGCCCGCTGGGTGTGCGTCCAGCTGGAACTCGCCGAACTCGACCGCTCGCGCACCCAGCTCATCGAGGCGGAGATCAGGGCCCTGCGCGCGCAGATCTCCCCGCACTTCATCTTCAACTCCCTGGCCGCCATCGCCTCCTTCGTCCGCACCGACCCGGAACAGGCCCGCGAACTGCTCCTGGAATTCGCCGACTTCACCCGCTACTCGTTCCGCAGCCACGGCGACTTCACCACCCTCGCCGACGAACTGCACTCCATCGACCAGTACCTCGCCCTGGTCCGGGCCCGCTTCGGCGAACGGCTCTCCGTCACCCTCCAGGTCGCCCCCGAGGTACTGCCCGTCGCCCTGCCCTTCCTCTGCCTCCAGCCGCTCGTCGAGAACGCCGTCAAACACGGCCTCGAAGGCGCCGTCACCTCCAGCCGCATCACCATCAGCGCCCTGGACGCCGGCTCCGAGGCCGAGGTCGTCATCGAGGACGACGGCACGGGCATGGACCCCCAGCGGCTGCGCCACATCCTGCGCGGCGAGGGCGGCAGATCCACCGGCATCGGCCTGCTCAACGTGGACGAACGGCTGCGCCAGGTGTACGGGGACGACTACGGCCTCGTCATCGAGACGGGCATCGGCGCCGGGATGCGGATCACCGTACGGCTGCCGAAGTACCGCGCGGGCGTGCACGGTTCCTGA
- a CDS encoding sodium/solute symporter, with amino-acid sequence MSRTYAVAAVAVVVLATVLVGGFGLRISRTTSDFYVASRTVRPRLNAAAISGEYLSAASFLGIAGLVLVHGPDMLWYPVGYTAGYLVLLVFVAAPLRRSGAYTLPDFAEGRLESLHVRRLVSVLVVGAGWLYLVPQLQGAGLTLKILTGAPGWLGNVLVASGVVLAVAAGGMRSITFVQVFQYWLKLTALLVPAIFLVLAWQGDGQPRITFDEHLSAFRADHPLYATYGLIVATFLGTMGLPHVVVRFYTSPNGRDARRTTVAVLALIGVFYLLPPVYGALGRLYAPELIHGGDADAAVLLLPGRVIGGLGGDLLGALVAGGAFAAFLSTASGLTMAVAGVITQDVLPSRGVRHFRLSTVLAISVPLAGSLMVSRVPVADSVGMAFAVSASSFCPLLVLGIWWRRLTPPGAVAGLLLGGGSALLSVAITVSGAVRPPGWPHALLAWPAVWSVPVGFLAMILVSLATPGRIPPGTNAAMTRFHLPEALTTGRHR; translated from the coding sequence GTGAGCCGCACGTACGCGGTGGCGGCCGTCGCCGTCGTCGTCCTGGCCACCGTCCTCGTCGGCGGATTCGGGCTGCGGATCTCCCGCACCACCTCCGACTTCTACGTCGCCTCGCGCACCGTGCGCCCCCGGCTCAACGCCGCCGCCATCAGCGGCGAATACCTCTCCGCCGCCTCCTTCCTCGGCATCGCCGGGCTCGTCCTCGTCCACGGGCCCGACATGCTGTGGTACCCGGTCGGCTACACCGCCGGCTATCTGGTGCTGCTGGTCTTCGTCGCGGCCCCGCTGCGCCGCTCGGGGGCGTACACCCTCCCCGACTTCGCCGAAGGACGCCTGGAGTCCCTGCACGTACGCAGACTCGTCAGCGTGCTCGTCGTCGGCGCCGGCTGGCTCTACCTCGTCCCCCAGCTCCAGGGCGCCGGCCTCACCCTCAAGATCCTCACCGGGGCGCCCGGCTGGCTCGGCAACGTGCTGGTGGCCTCCGGGGTCGTCCTCGCCGTCGCCGCCGGCGGCATGCGCTCGATCACCTTCGTGCAGGTCTTCCAGTACTGGCTGAAGCTGACCGCACTCCTCGTCCCGGCGATCTTCCTGGTGCTGGCCTGGCAGGGCGACGGGCAGCCCCGCATCACCTTCGACGAGCATCTCTCCGCCTTCCGCGCCGACCACCCGCTGTACGCCACCTACGGCCTCATCGTCGCCACCTTCCTCGGCACCATGGGCCTGCCGCACGTCGTCGTCCGCTTCTACACCAGCCCCAACGGCCGCGACGCCCGCCGCACCACCGTCGCCGTCCTCGCACTGATCGGCGTCTTCTACCTCCTGCCGCCCGTCTACGGCGCGCTCGGCCGGCTGTACGCCCCCGAGCTCATCCACGGCGGCGACGCCGACGCCGCCGTGCTGCTGCTGCCGGGCCGGGTCATCGGCGGCCTCGGCGGCGACCTGCTCGGCGCGCTCGTCGCCGGGGGCGCCTTCGCCGCGTTCCTGTCCACCGCGTCCGGACTGACCATGGCGGTCGCCGGGGTCATCACCCAGGACGTGCTGCCCTCGCGCGGGGTACGGCATTTCCGGCTGTCCACCGTCCTCGCCATCTCCGTCCCGCTGGCCGGCTCGCTGATGGTCAGCCGGGTCCCCGTCGCCGACTCCGTGGGCATGGCCTTCGCCGTCTCCGCGTCCTCCTTCTGCCCGCTGCTGGTCCTCGGCATCTGGTGGCGCCGGCTCACCCCGCCGGGCGCCGTCGCCGGCCTCCTGCTGGGCGGCGGCTCCGCGCTGCTGTCCGTCGCCATCACGGTCAGCGGCGCGGTACGCCCGCCCGGCTGGCCGCACGCCCTGCTTGCCTGGCCCGCGGTCTGGTCCGTGCCCGTCGGGTTCCTCGCCATGATCCTGGTCTCGCTCGCCACCCCGGGCCGCATCCCCCCCGGCACCAACGCCGCCATGACCCGCTTCCACCTGCCCGAGGCGCTCACCACCGGGAGGCACCGGTGA
- a CDS encoding class F sortase — MGRDNWRPERIRYSPWGALALAMLTGLALMRNGADLSPGPPQPVAAASVGQQKNAPAAPVTVPSVKPLAYAPVARVAIPAIQVDAPVIDVNLDPDGWIETPPPEDPNLAGWYQNGIAPGQLGTSVVVGHVDNKAGPAVFYGLGSMKKGDRVEIERSDDRVAVFEVYGVEVYAKNDFPGARVYGDTGQAELRVITCGGGYTKANGYDGNVVVFARLVETR, encoded by the coding sequence ATGGGCCGGGACAACTGGCGACCCGAACGGATCAGATACTCGCCCTGGGGCGCGCTCGCCCTGGCGATGCTCACCGGTCTGGCACTGATGCGCAACGGTGCCGACCTCTCCCCCGGCCCCCCGCAGCCGGTCGCCGCCGCCTCCGTCGGCCAGCAGAAGAACGCCCCCGCGGCCCCGGTGACGGTCCCGTCGGTCAAGCCCCTGGCGTACGCGCCCGTCGCCCGCGTGGCCATCCCGGCCATCCAGGTCGACGCGCCGGTCATCGATGTGAACCTCGATCCGGACGGCTGGATCGAGACGCCGCCGCCGGAGGACCCCAACCTGGCGGGCTGGTACCAGAACGGCATCGCCCCCGGGCAGCTCGGCACCTCCGTCGTCGTCGGCCACGTCGACAACAAGGCGGGGCCCGCCGTCTTCTACGGCCTCGGTTCGATGAAGAAGGGCGACCGCGTCGAGATCGAGCGCAGCGACGACCGGGTGGCAGTCTTCGAGGTCTACGGCGTCGAGGTCTACGCCAAGAACGACTTCCCCGGCGCCCGCGTCTACGGCGACACCGGACAGGCGGAGCTGCGGGTCATCACCTGCGGCGGCGGATACACCAAGGCCAACGGCTACGACGGCAACGTCGTGGTCTTCGCCCGTCTGGTGGAGACCCGCTGA